ATTGTACATGTTCATCTGTAGATTAAAGAAAGCTACAATAGCATGGTATTCAACAATGGTATATATGTTATTATCTTTTGGTTTTGTAACTTCTTTAGCTGATACATCCTTTTTTATTCATAAGATTGATAAGAGGCTTACTATCATGTTGTTGTATGTAGATGACATTTTCCTACCAAGGATCTTGGGTATTTGCACTATTTTCTTGGTATGAAGTCAAGAGTTCAACTACTGGTCTTTTTCTTTCTCAGATAAAGTTCACTCTTGATTTACTTAAAAAACTGATATGGTTGGTGCAAAGCCTCGTGCTTTTCTTGTTGTTGGTCATACTCCATTCACTCTTGATAGTTTTCTTCTTGACAATCCAATTGAGTTAGGATCTCTTGTTAGGGTTTTTTATAATTTAACATGGACTGTACCCGCGATCTCATTTTTTGTTAGTCAGGCATGGAAGCATATGACCATTTATCTCATAACAACTAAAAGGATTCTGAGATACCTTAAGGACAAGATTCACCATGGTTTGTGCTTCACCAATGGTCCTTTAGTTTTATATGGTTTCTCAAATGCTGATTGGGATGTTGATGTCAGTGATATCAAGTTTACTGGTGGTTTCCGCTTCTTTATTGGTTATAATCTGAATTCTCGGCCTGTCAAGAAATATGTTATTTTTTCTAGATCATCCACTGAATCTGAGTATTAAGCTTTAACAATTGTTGTAGCTAAAAcagtttggatttttttttattatttattatcatCCTATTTGAGTTATAACAGCATTGGTTCTATTGGTCTGGATTTTAATCCACTAATATACAGTAGAATAAAGAGCTTGCCAATTAATTTTCACTATGAATCTTGTTAAGCAGAAATCATTGGATGTGGTCTACGATTGTAATAATGATCAAATTGTAAATGTTTTTACCCTGGGTTTTATGTACGGGGATTCAATTTTTCTAAATTCCAAGTTCAAAGTCTCTGATTCAGATTTACTTGCTTTTGGGGTATTGACAAAAAAATATTGTGTGAAGCTCATCTATATATAAATATTGTGTCTTCCCTGTAATGTTAAGACAAAATAACTTAATTTTTTTCAATGTTACTACTCTTTGGCACTTCTTAGCCAACTCCAACTTGAAGTACTCAAGCTAATAAGCTCCAATATGGGAGAGTGAATTTGTCCTATGAATACGAGGCTTATGCAAAAGAAAATAACTGGTCACTAACTATACCTACTCCAAATAAGAATCTCGATTACTTTCAAACCAGGTCCCATAATGAGTCCTAAGACTGATAATTCCATTATAACTGGTTACCAAACATATGGCCATATCGGTTAGATAGTCCTAATACTTTGCAAATTGTCATATACGATTAAATGAGTTTGCAGTGTAGTTGCAAATTTTATTGAAGGATCACCTCCCCATGGAAGATAATTTGGATttaaattctggtaatatcttatTTTTTGATATTGTGGCTCCATTTTATTATAGAACTCAGACGAAGATACATTTAGATATGATTTTTTGGTTTACAATTCTATCAAAAAACCATGATTTATAAGGGTTGATACCAGTCCTATTAAGGGGATATCATTCCATATAAGACAAAATGATTTGAAACGTTCCCGACCGTTGGATCGACCAAATGGTATCCCCCTTAGTAAGACTGGTATCACCCCTTGTAAATCATGCAAAAAACCTCTTGATCCAAGTTGGGGGCACAAACCTGAGTTCAAAGATCAAATCCAACAGTGGCACCCTACCAAGTGCAAAAATCTGGTAAAAAAGATTTGGTACATTCTTCCATTTTCGATTAGTTGGGCATTTGGAACGAAAGAAACATGAGAGTGATGGCAAAGAAAAGAGGCCAGAATAAGGACATGATGATTATTGAAATAAAAAGACTAATATTTCAGTGGGGAAGCTTCATTTTTGGTCCAAAAATATTTGTTTTAATGATTTGATACACAATTGGAATGCCGCTCTTTATAATGGCTAAATCTCAATTTGACATCAAGAACCAAGTTATGATCTTGTAATTTTACTGCTTTGcggtttctctttcttcttttaataaaattttaaccCGGCTTTCAAAAAAAATCATGCAAAAAACGAGCACATTCCAGGGTACCAAAACTTTGTACACATCTATTTGGGGCCTGGGCCTATTATTGGACCTTATATCACACACTATTACATTCAACTAGTTTGTAAAACGTTAAAACGGTTAAAAACAAGTTGAATCGTTATGAACCGATTAAAACAAAGTATCACACTCGGAAAAAGATctgtaaacacaaaaaatgaaggAGCAGAAGAGCAAAAACGATTGGTACCAATGGATGAATTTACTGATATCAGAACCATATTATGTTTATCACTTCATTATATTCTTTTCGTACTTGATTGTCCGTACATCTGCAATTCAAATCTTCTCATCTGATTTCTCCTACCTTCTTCTCCGTAGGGTATGAAAACTCAATCTCTAAATCTCAGATTTGATTGTATTGAAAAATCTAAGAtatgggttttggttttgattgatTGTCTGATGTgggttttgatttgtttcattTTTTGCAGGAAATTCAAGCAGTTTTGGCTTTGTTAATGTTGGTTACAGTCAAGGTATGTTGACTTCATAGAATTTCAGATTTGTGGGTTTGTAGAATGGTTTATTGAATCTTACATTGTTTATTGGTTTTGTAGTTGGTGAAAGAGGAAACTTGGGAGGGATTTCTTTCTGATGTTTTGTTTTTCTCAAAGGTATGCGTTTTGATTGATAATCCAGTGATTTCTGGTCTAGTTTTTAAGGTTAAATTCATTCAATTTCATTGTTTTCATTTGGTTTGCAGGGGTTTCTAATTGTAGTTTCTATGCTCATTGATATACAATTGGCTCTCTGCTACATAGTTGTGTTCTTCGGTACGTATTCTTATTGGCATTTGTTGCATTACATCGCAATCAATTACACAGTTGTATGGTTGTATTTAAGTAATGCTGGTATCAAATTTGCTAGGGAACTAGCTGCTTGTAGCTAGTTGCTAGCGATCTGATGTGGATGGTGATGTGCCCACCATCCATATGCTCTAAGTCCTCGGTATGGACAACTCGTTCTGAATGCCAGGTCCGAGAGTCCAGGATTCGCGGTGTCAAAAGGGCCGAGTGACTAGTTAGCAAGTGACTAGTTTTCTATCATTTTCATACTTGTAGACACTGAATCCCATTTTCACTCCTATCATTTGTTGTTGCTGTCATCGTTTCTCCACTGCTTTTCATCGTTCCATTCTAAACTTTGCTTAACTGTATTTTCATATTGCAGTGGTGTTCACTTTAACTCAGCAACCACCCTACTCTGAACTAGGTACAAACTGAACTTAagtattttctatttatcattCATGTTAAATTTTCTTCAGTCTAATGTCGTCTCCTAACACTCCTTTTGTATTAGCAAGTTTTTAGTGCTTTGTTGTCTTTGACTAAATTAGTGACAACTAACACCTTAATATCAAGAATTAACCGTTAATAAATTTCAGCATTGATACGAAGATACCTTTATAGGTCCGATTATACATTCTGGTTAGTTGAATAACAGAGCTGTTAGTTCTCCTGGCCTGTAAGATATTCATTTCGAGAACAacattttctttttccatcttaaaATAGAAAGTCCACTTACATTGCCACATTATAGCATATCATTGCCATGAATCAATTTTGAATTTCTaagctttttcttgtactctaGAAATAGCCACTAATATAAATTCTACAGTGCCGACTTATCTATTTTATCGCACCTCATTTTAGATCATTTCCCCTACACGATATTTTACTTGAGACTAGGATTTCCCTTTGTGGTCATTGGTGAAAGGATTAAGGAGTACGTGAAGATATGTTTCCGTCCTTTTGGATATAGAGAAGGTTATTTAAAGAGATATTTTGAATCCGTATCTACATATCCCTGCAAGGTCTTCATGTCTATTAGCTTGTTGTTATATACATCTTGATGGTTACTTCAGAAAGTGATGCATATGATAAGATAATTCAATTTCACGGTCTGATTGACTTTTCTAGGTCATGCAACTAGGTTAACGCCATTGCAGTTGGAAGTCATATTGACTGAAGGAAGCGCGTCAAGATTCTGGTTGGTTAGTTCTGAAACTTTCTTATCGAGATGTCTTATGAATTTTGTAGTAAGATTCATTGTCAGAGAATTTGATTTCAGAATCTTCAAAGTGTGATTTCCCAAAAATAACTGTGTGTTTGGCAGGTTGAATTTCGAGCTTTGAATTCGTCCAATTGTATACGAACAAGTCGTTTTGTTTCTGATCTCTCAATTACGTAAGATCTACCACTCTATTTCAATATAACCTCCTCTCAATTCACTTAGTTTCTAGTATAACACACTTTCTTTCGCTGTCATGTTTTCTGCTTTAAATTGTACTTCTGTTGTCTGAGCagatactcaactaagaatttatCTTTCGGCATAGTGGATCTGGGGCTATTTCCCAATGCTGCTGAAAAATATGGAATATCAATGGGGGGTAATGATTGATGCGACTTGTTATTGTGCCCTGTCTGTTCATTGTTGTAAATTATTATCTGATTCTATGTAAACCCTTCTTATAGCAAGCATTGGCCAACTGCCTGCATATATATTGTTTGATAACGGAGTGGAGGTAAAACGTTTTCCTGAGGTAGATTTTGAAGTAAGAACTTTCCAAAAACGACTCAGTAAGGTACTTTACATGAATCTCCTTTCTATATAGCTCATGCAACAAATTGTTTAAAGTTACTACTGTTTCActcaattttaggttttgatGTCGTATACCACTAGCTTATTGTTAAGTATATGACTAAAGTAAGGAGATGAATTTTAGAAAGTTTATCAGGCTACACTAGCATAGATCACTCTGGATTTTGGTGATATCAGTTACTTTTTTGAAGTGATGTTCTTGTCTGTTCTTGTACAAATCTGATACATGTACTCGTGGTTTATCTGATAGAATCTAATCTGAGGATGCAACCGATGTAGTTGGAAACTtgggatgatatctggttgactaatttttggttattttttctGATTGCAGAAATTCCTGTGCCGTCATTTTGAGCTTGATCGGCATCTTATCGAATATGTACACGTTAAATAGCTATATGACTATCATTTACAGAGGGAGAGACTGATAAAGAGGGAGAACTCAGTGAACTGCTGCAGGAACAGGAATTTTACGAACTTATTTTGAAATTGGTCCCCAAGTATTGTCTTGCGAGAATGGTGAAATCACAGCAAGCCATTATTTGGCAGCTGGATGAACTGTGAAATTGTCATTCATGTTCTTATAGAGAAGTTATTGAGGCATGATTTTTGTTTGAGTTTGTATCTTAAACTAGATAGTCTATTAGATTGCATCAACATCACCACTGAATCGATGATTGATTCATATTTGTGTACACTGTTTCCTGGCAAATGTTCTGCCCAAGTCTTACAACCTCCAGGGATCATGTCAAGTAAAGTGGATAGGATATAAGAATTAAATTTCAAACAACCTGTAGTCTTTTGTAGAGATCATGCCAAGTAAAGGGGAATAAAAGACTAAAGAATTGAGAACTGTTTTAGCTAACAGGTACTAATTGAAAAGCTCAACATGAGTGAACTTTACAACTGCAAATCGAACCAACAAAAACATAGCACATCTACCCAGTAACCCAGGGCTGTTAAAAACTGCATTGCTAGTTGCAACACTGCTCAATGCAAGATTATTGGCATAATCTACTTCTGCTTTTACTGATT
This window of the Papaver somniferum cultivar HN1 unplaced genomic scaffold, ASM357369v1 unplaced-scaffold_3, whole genome shotgun sequence genome carries:
- the LOC113341537 gene encoding thioredoxin-related transmembrane protein 2-like — encoded protein: MKEQKSKNDWYQWMNLLISEPYYVYHFIIFFSYLIVRTSAIQIFSSDFSYLLLRREIQAVLALLMLVTVKLVKEETWEGFLSDVLFFSKGFLIVVSMLIDIQLALCYIVVFFVVFTLTQQPPYSELGHATRLTPLQLEVILTEGSASRFWLVEFRALNSSNCIRTSRFVSDLSITYSTKNLSFGIVDLGLFPNAAEKYGISMGASIGQLPAYILFDNGVEVKRFPEVDFEVRTFQKRLSKKFLCRHFELDRHLIEYVHVK